The uncultured Eubacteriales bacterium region GCTGACGATGGGCAGGCCGGTCGCCGCCCTGGCCTCCACAAGGAGGTCAAGACCGGGCGTGCCCATGCCCTGAAAGGAGTAGGGGGAGGTTCGGGGCTTGAACGCCCCGCCCCGCAGCATGGACGCGCCCGACTTCTGCACATCCCGGGCGATCGAGGTAATCTGCTCCTCGCTCTCCACCGAGCAGGGCCCCGCAATGACGCCGAAGTTCCCCCCGCCAATGACGGCGTTGTTCACCCGGACAATGCTGTCCTCCGGGTGGAACTTGCGGTTTGCCTTTTTGTACGGCTCCTGCACCCGCATGACCCGCTCCACCTGGGGCTCTATGCTGATCTTGTCGATATCCAGTGCCGTGGTGTCCCCTACCAGCCCCAGAATGGAACAGCCGATTCCGTTAGTGATGCCCACCTGAAGGCCCTGTTCCTCAAATTTCGCCGCCAGCGCGTCAATGTCCTCTTTTCGCGTGCCAGGCTTCATAATTACTACCATAGTAAAAATCGTCCTTTCTTCTCTGAGCAAAAATAAAGAGAGCCTGTTGATGAAATCAACAGGCTCTCCGCATGAAATACGAAGATGCACGCAGGCCATCCTATGGCCCGCCCATTCATTCCATCCCTCTATTTACCCAACGCAAAATAGCTGGCACCCGTAAATCGAGCCCAGCCAAGGGTATAATAGAAGGATGCAGTTGTGAGGGCGGAACGGTTCATGGGACGGCCTCACTTCTCTGGAATTTGATTTATTGTACACTGCTTTCCCGATAAATGCAAGGTCTTATTTTGAACCATACGAAAAATCACTAAAGTTCCCCAGTCGCCAGCCCTGCGTCAAGCGGCGTATCCCAATCGTTTGGGCCAAAGTCCCAAAACTTTGATGCCGCGCCGGACTCACCCCGCCCAAGCAGATAAAAGGCCCTAAGGAATCCAAAAAATAAGAGAGGCAGTCTAAAGACTGCCTCTCTTATTTTTTGGAGCGGGTGACGAGGCTCGAACTCGCTACCTCCACCTTGGCAAGGTGGCGCTCTACCAGATGAGCTACACCCGCAGCGACAAAAAGTATTTTACCTAAAAAAACTCCATCTGTCAAGCCGTAATTTCAAGTTTTCTCCCCCAATTTCGCGCTCCCCTACAGGCGCGCGAAAAAATGCGTGCATTTTATCGGGCCATGACTTGTCATGGCCGTCGTATTTCCCTCGCAGGGGACGCGCCGGGCCGTCGCGTTTTACATGGATATGCAAGATCTGAGCTTTT contains the following coding sequences:
- a CDS encoding hypothetical protein (Evidence 5 : No homology to any previously reported sequences), with product MHIHVKRDGPARPLRGKYDGHDKSWPDKMHAFFRAPVGEREIGGENLKLRLDRWSFFR